A genomic stretch from Pomacea canaliculata isolate SZHN2017 linkage group LG2, ASM307304v1, whole genome shotgun sequence includes:
- the LOC112556557 gene encoding uncharacterized protein LOC112556557: MASLAHRTRKYFVMICFLTIFLLVGVSWYLYNSQTNPSEHMSLKKPFKLKAQLQDIDAMRPRTRIILSGDSSLKNAGDKSMIQSSYDNKSDNVSVVKSLPVQHADLSGQNNPILPNENTENRQILKNPANQAYSIGPSSLPSENPEHGILRVKQDENGGEQNGDKNSASSEIIHLQYGEEQHPRVDIENEGTLSKRGYGRVVDKEEHGYQDLQNQVRVRPSEAQELGQEGILTGILTWT, encoded by the coding sequence ATGGCTTCATTAGCACATCGCACACGGAAGTATTTTGTCATGATTTGCTTTTTGACAATCTTTCTGCTGGTGGGTGTATCATGGTACTTGTATAACTCACAAACTAATCCATCAGAACACATGAGCCTCAAGAAGCCATTCAAGCTGAAAGCTCAGTTGCAGGATATCGATGCTATGCGTCCAAGGACTAGAATAATTTTGTCAGGAGATTCTTCACTCAAAAATGCTGGTGACAAAAGCATGATACAGAGTTCTTATGACAACAAAAGTGACAATGTCTCCGTGGTGAAATCTCTTCCTGTACAGCATGCAGATTTGTCTGGCCAGAATAACCCCATTCTGCCAAACGAAAATACTGAGAACAGGCAAATactaaaaaatccagcaaaTCAAGCCTACAGTATTGGTCCAAGCTCACTTCCAAGTGAAAACCCAGAACACGGTATACTACGGGTTAAACAGGATGAAAACGGTGGTGAGCaaaatggagacaaaaataGTGCAAGTAGTGAAATCATCCATTTACAGTATGGTGAAGAGCAGCATCCTAGGGTGGATATTGAGAATGAAGGTACCCTATCCAAAAGAGGCTACGGCAGGGTTGTTGACAAAGAAGAGCATGGATATCAGGATCTGCAGAATCAGGTTAGAGTTAGACCAAGTGAGGCGCAAGAGTTGGGTCAAGAAGGAATCCTCACAGGTATTCTGACTTGGACATAA
- the LOC112556556 gene encoding beta-1,3-galactosyltransferase 1-like — MGLQVSGRWFTFQVCVCVRAAKIAAINEEIEVENSKYNDLLQFGFVDAYSNLTYKTIMSLQWSVAECSDIPYVMKTDDDMYINTELIPKMLLAAPKTNFVGGFCWGNSSPSRDASSKWYVPFQTYTRSQFPPMCSGTGYIMSHDVVTNVLKVSENIPFFHLEDVYIALCFKRYGVRPKRIQGFNNMYVQFDACEYRRSVMTSHEVSPDTLTRNWAQIQRCEASTLEPKDLFREVQYPVTSK; from the coding sequence ATGGGGCTCCAGGTGTCAGGAAGATGGTTCACCTTtcaggtgtgtgtttgtgttagggCGGCCAAGATAGCAGCCATAAATGAAGAGATTGAAGTGGAAAACAGCAAATACAATGACCTTCTGCAGTTTGGCTTTGTGGATGCCTACTCTAATCTTACTTATAAAACCATAATGTCACTGCAGTGGTCAGTGGCTGAATGCTCTGATATTCCATATGTGATGAAAACAGATGATGATATGTACATTAATACAGAGCTGATTCCTAAAATGTTGCTGGCAGCTCCCAAGACTAATTTTGTGGGTGGCTTCTGTTGGGGGAACTCAAGCCCTAGTCGAGATGCCTCCTCCAAGTGGTATGTCCCATTCCAGACTTATACCCGGTCACAGTTTCCTCCCATGTGTTCTGGGACTGGGTACATCATGAGTCATGATGTTGTGACGAATGTGCTTAAAGTATCGGAGAATATACCTTTCTTTCACTTGGAGGACGTGTACATTGCTCTGTGTTTTAAAAGGTATGGAGTCCGTCCAAAAAGGATCCAGGGTTTTAACAACATGTATGTGCAATTTGATGCATGTGAGTATAGAAGGTCTGTGATGACGTCGCATGAAGTTTCCCCAGATACACTGACAAGGAACTGGGCACAGATTCAGAGGTGCGAAGCCAGTACACTAGAACCCAAAGACTTATTCCGAGAAGTGCAGTACCCTGTCACCTCCAAATAA